One window of Leifsonia sp. AK011 genomic DNA carries:
- a CDS encoding ABC transporter permease: MTTTEIAGTIPPASPQRGRAGGNKLLRFIIVRFLLIFPTIFILVTMVFVLMRTIGDPITAALGGRLPPEQLAQRIEEAGYNRPIIVQYFEYLGQIFTGNFGTSITDRQPVIDLLFRYGGATLELAFYALIVAFIVGIPLGMLAAYLRDRWPDAGLRIFAILSYATPVFFAGLLLKLIFAVGLHWLPVAGRASVRVELELSRVPNPTGIYLIDAAQTPNPGAVYADLLAHAVLPGIALGLLTAGVFLRLVRTNVIGTLSMDYVDAARSRGVKEYRLVTSHAIKPALVPIITVIGLQIAMLLGGAVLTETTFEWQGLGFQLAHYLTSRDFVAVQGIVALLAVIVAVTNFIVDIIAAIIDPRIRY, translated from the coding sequence ATGACTACGACCGAGATCGCCGGCACGATTCCGCCGGCGTCACCACAGCGCGGGCGAGCAGGGGGCAACAAGCTCCTCCGGTTCATCATCGTGCGTTTCCTGCTCATCTTCCCGACGATCTTCATCCTTGTGACGATGGTCTTCGTGCTGATGCGGACTATCGGTGACCCGATCACGGCGGCCCTCGGCGGCCGCCTTCCTCCGGAGCAGCTGGCCCAACGCATCGAGGAGGCCGGGTACAACCGGCCGATCATCGTTCAGTACTTCGAGTACCTCGGACAGATCTTCACGGGCAACTTCGGCACGTCGATCACCGACCGCCAGCCTGTCATCGATCTTCTCTTCCGCTATGGCGGAGCGACCCTGGAGCTCGCGTTCTACGCGCTCATCGTCGCCTTCATCGTGGGTATCCCGCTCGGGATGCTCGCCGCCTACCTCCGCGACCGCTGGCCGGATGCTGGGCTTCGGATCTTCGCGATCCTGTCGTATGCCACCCCGGTGTTCTTCGCGGGCCTCCTGCTCAAGCTCATCTTCGCTGTGGGACTCCACTGGCTTCCTGTCGCGGGGCGCGCATCGGTGCGGGTTGAACTGGAGCTCTCGCGAGTCCCGAATCCGACCGGCATCTACCTCATCGATGCCGCCCAGACACCGAATCCGGGCGCCGTGTACGCAGACCTCCTCGCCCACGCCGTGCTGCCGGGGATCGCGCTGGGGCTTCTCACCGCGGGAGTTTTCCTCCGGCTCGTGCGGACAAACGTCATAGGTACGCTCTCGATGGACTACGTCGACGCCGCACGCTCGCGGGGCGTCAAGGAGTACCGACTCGTCACCTCGCATGCGATCAAGCCGGCCCTCGTGCCCATCATCACCGTCATCGGACTCCAGATCGCCATGCTGCTCGGCGGTGCCGTGCTCACCGAGACGACCTTCGAATGGCAGGGGCTGGGCTTCCAGCTGGCGCACTACCTGACATCGCGTGACTTCGTCGCGGTCCAGGGCATCGTCGCCCTGCTGGCGGTGATCGTCGCCGTGACCAACTTCATCGTCGACATCATCGCGGCGATCATCGACCCGAGGATCCGGTACTGA
- a CDS encoding ABC transporter permease: MKRTRLLDRLPVVHQLRQSVGLQRGMLIAGLVITGIFILTSIFAPIIAPYGYAQLRDADGVFGAQQPPSPEHIMGTTVGGYDVYSRVIWGTQTAILVIIVAVLLSIFIGVLLGLISGYVGGWLDRVLVVVADAVYAFPSLLLAIVAAIAISGGQSSFWGGILAAALSITVVFIPQYFRVIRAETVRIKAEAYVESAKVIGASPLRIMSRHVLRNATRTLPLIFTLNSSEAILTLAGLGFLGFGIEPTAAAEWGYDLNKSLSDVTSGIWWTSVFPGLAIVLVVLGITLVGESLNDLADPRLRTRRRADVLPHPTAEVSTAPGGVADVVDIDALEGKP, from the coding sequence ATGAAGCGCACCCGTCTCCTCGACCGACTCCCCGTCGTTCACCAGCTGCGCCAGAGCGTTGGACTCCAGCGCGGCATGCTCATCGCCGGCCTCGTGATCACCGGCATCTTCATCCTCACGTCGATCTTCGCCCCGATCATCGCCCCGTACGGCTACGCGCAACTTCGGGACGCGGACGGCGTCTTCGGCGCCCAGCAGCCCCCGAGCCCCGAGCACATCATGGGTACGACTGTGGGGGGCTACGACGTCTACTCGCGCGTGATCTGGGGAACCCAGACCGCGATCCTCGTGATCATCGTCGCGGTGCTCCTCTCGATCTTCATCGGCGTGCTCCTCGGACTGATCTCCGGATATGTCGGCGGATGGCTCGACAGAGTTCTCGTCGTCGTGGCCGACGCGGTGTACGCCTTCCCGTCGTTGCTTCTGGCCATCGTCGCGGCGATCGCGATCAGTGGCGGGCAGTCGAGCTTCTGGGGTGGCATCCTCGCAGCAGCGCTCTCGATCACGGTGGTGTTCATCCCGCAGTACTTCCGCGTGATCAGGGCCGAGACTGTTCGCATCAAGGCCGAGGCGTACGTCGAGTCGGCGAAGGTCATCGGCGCGAGCCCCCTGCGCATCATGTCGCGGCACGTGCTGCGCAATGCGACCCGAACGCTTCCGCTCATCTTCACGCTCAACAGCTCCGAGGCGATCCTCACGCTGGCCGGACTCGGGTTCCTCGGCTTCGGAATCGAACCGACTGCGGCTGCCGAGTGGGGCTACGACCTCAACAAGTCCCTGTCGGACGTGACGAGCGGGATCTGGTGGACCTCGGTGTTCCCGGGTCTCGCGATCGTTCTCGTCGTTCTCGGCATCACGCTCGTCGGGGAGTCCCTCAACGACCTTGCCGACCCGCGACTGCGCACACGCCGTCGCGCGGACGTCCTGCCGCATCCCACAGCAGAGGTGTCCACCGCTCCCGGCGGTGTCGCCGATGTCGTCGATATCGACGCCCTGGAGGGTAAGCCATGA
- the pheS gene encoding phenylalanine--tRNA ligase subunit alpha: MSEPTPITESAVTDAAEAAIAAFAAATTVAELRTARAAHVGESSPLALFNASLKSVPPEERAAAGKLVGQARARASQALAAREAELAVAEEAARLASEAVDVTAVALRWRAGARHPLSLLIEQMSDIFVGMGWEVAEGPELENEWFNFDALNFDADHPARAMQDTFFVDPVDDHLVLRTHTSPVQVRSLLERPLPVYVVAPGRVFRTDELDATHTPVFHQIEGIAIDKGLTMAHLRGTLEHLARAMFGEEARIRLRPNYFPFTEPSAELDVWQPNAKGGARWVEWGGCGMVNPNVLRAAGIDPEVYQGFAFGMGIERTLQFRNEMNDMRDMVEGDIRFSQQFGMVV; encoded by the coding sequence GTGTCAGAGCCCACCCCGATTACCGAGAGCGCGGTGACGGATGCCGCGGAGGCAGCGATCGCAGCGTTCGCCGCAGCCACCACCGTCGCAGAGTTGCGCACCGCACGAGCGGCGCATGTGGGGGAGTCATCCCCGCTTGCTCTCTTCAACGCGAGCCTCAAGTCGGTTCCACCGGAGGAGCGTGCCGCGGCCGGCAAGCTCGTCGGCCAGGCCCGGGCCCGTGCTTCGCAGGCCCTCGCGGCCCGCGAGGCGGAACTCGCCGTCGCCGAGGAGGCAGCCCGACTCGCCTCGGAGGCAGTGGATGTCACCGCAGTAGCACTCCGGTGGCGTGCGGGCGCGCGTCATCCCCTGAGCCTCCTCATCGAGCAGATGTCGGACATCTTCGTCGGTATGGGGTGGGAGGTCGCCGAGGGGCCCGAGCTCGAGAACGAATGGTTCAACTTCGACGCTCTGAACTTCGACGCCGACCACCCTGCGCGGGCCATGCAGGACACCTTCTTCGTCGACCCGGTCGATGACCACCTCGTGCTGCGCACGCACACGAGCCCCGTGCAGGTGCGTTCGCTGCTCGAACGCCCCCTGCCGGTCTATGTTGTCGCTCCGGGTCGCGTCTTCCGCACCGATGAGCTCGACGCAACCCACACTCCCGTGTTCCACCAGATCGAGGGCATCGCCATCGACAAAGGGCTCACGATGGCTCACCTGCGGGGCACGCTCGAGCACCTCGCTCGCGCGATGTTCGGCGAGGAGGCGCGCATCCGTCTGCGCCCCAACTACTTCCCGTTCACCGAGCCGAGCGCCGAGCTCGATGTCTGGCAGCCGAACGCCAAGGGCGGCGCGCGCTGGGTCGAGTGGGGCGGATGCGGCATGGTCAACCCCAACGTCCTGCGAGCGGCCGGCATCGATCCTGAGGTCTACCAGGGTTTCGCCTTCGGTATGGGAATCGAGCGGACCCTCCAGTTCCGCAACGAGATGAATGACATGCGTGACATGGTCGAGGGCGATATCCGCTTCTCCCAGCAGTTCGGAATGGTGGTCTGA
- a CDS encoding ABC transporter ATP-binding protein: MTDVVKISNLEVSFATDGGDVLAVDDVSLSVAAGEIVAIVGESGSGKSVTAKTIIGLLPSTATTSGAVVLNGTNVVGLTGDRLRAIRGVDAAMVFQEPSTSLNPVYTVGWQLAEGLRAHGKYSRKRARTKAIEFLEKVGIPDASERVDYYPHQFSGGQKQRIVIAMALALGPELIIADEPTTALDVTVQAEILELLRRVSQEFGTAIVLITHNMGVVADLADRVIVMYQGKVVEEAPVAELFAHPQADYTKRLLAAVPRIDVTRERQPVAPAEPVVVASDLVIEYAARFGGGSFRAVDSVSFSIAPREVLGLVGESGSGKTTIGRAIGGLTKVTGGSLQVLGHEMRGVRERDFTPVRSRIGFVFQDPASSFNPLLTIAQCVAEPLVVHEKSLDATQVRSRVDDLLEAVQLPRSFGDRFPHELSGGQRQRASLARALALKPELLIADEPTSALDVSVQARVLELFMELQREFGFAALFISHDLAVVDAIADRIAVLYRGQLVEEGPPAQVLGAPEHAYTRRLLASLPVPDPAEQRERREVLKSLD, encoded by the coding sequence ATGACCGATGTCGTGAAGATCAGCAATCTCGAGGTCTCGTTCGCGACCGATGGTGGGGATGTGCTCGCCGTCGATGATGTGAGCCTCTCCGTCGCCGCGGGCGAGATCGTCGCGATCGTCGGTGAGAGCGGCAGCGGCAAGTCCGTTACCGCGAAGACGATCATCGGGCTCCTCCCGTCCACCGCGACGACCTCGGGCGCGGTCGTGCTGAACGGCACGAACGTCGTTGGTCTCACGGGAGATCGTCTGCGGGCGATCCGCGGTGTTGACGCGGCCATGGTGTTCCAGGAGCCGTCGACCTCCCTCAACCCGGTGTACACGGTCGGGTGGCAGTTGGCGGAGGGCCTGCGGGCTCACGGTAAGTACTCGCGCAAGCGGGCCCGGACGAAGGCGATCGAGTTCCTGGAGAAGGTGGGCATTCCGGATGCCTCGGAGCGGGTCGACTACTACCCCCACCAGTTCTCCGGCGGGCAGAAGCAGCGCATTGTCATCGCGATGGCTCTGGCGCTTGGTCCCGAGCTGATCATCGCCGACGAGCCCACGACTGCCCTGGATGTCACGGTGCAGGCTGAGATCCTCGAACTGCTCCGACGTGTGTCGCAGGAGTTCGGCACGGCGATCGTGCTCATCACCCACAACATGGGTGTCGTCGCCGATCTCGCCGATCGGGTCATCGTCATGTATCAGGGAAAGGTCGTCGAGGAGGCGCCGGTCGCCGAGCTCTTCGCTCATCCACAAGCTGACTACACCAAGCGCCTGCTGGCGGCCGTCCCGCGCATCGATGTGACCAGGGAACGACAGCCGGTTGCACCGGCGGAGCCTGTGGTCGTGGCATCCGATCTCGTTATCGAGTACGCCGCACGGTTCGGAGGTGGCAGTTTCCGTGCCGTCGACTCCGTCAGTTTCTCGATCGCGCCGCGCGAGGTGCTCGGACTGGTGGGGGAGAGCGGATCGGGCAAGACCACGATCGGCCGAGCCATCGGCGGCCTGACAAAGGTCACCGGTGGTTCGCTCCAGGTTCTCGGGCACGAGATGCGGGGGGTGCGGGAGCGGGACTTCACACCCGTGCGAAGCAGGATCGGCTTCGTGTTCCAGGATCCCGCCTCGAGCTTCAATCCCCTCCTCACGATCGCGCAGTGCGTGGCCGAACCGCTCGTCGTGCACGAGAAGTCCCTGGATGCCACCCAGGTGCGGTCCCGCGTGGACGACCTCCTCGAGGCCGTCCAGTTGCCCCGTTCCTTCGGTGATCGCTTCCCGCACGAGCTGAGTGGTGGGCAACGCCAGCGTGCGAGCCTCGCGCGCGCACTGGCCCTGAAGCCGGAACTGCTCATCGCCGATGAGCCGACGAGCGCGCTCGACGTGTCCGTCCAGGCCAGGGTGCTCGAGCTCTTCATGGAACTGCAGAGGGAGTTCGGCTTCGCGGCACTCTTCATCAGCCACGACCTCGCGGTCGTCGATGCGATCGCCGACCGGATCGCGGTGCTGTATCGGGGCCAGCTGGTCGAGGAGGGTCCACCGGCCCAGGTGCTCGGAGCTCCTGAGCATGCGTACACGCGGCGGCTCCTGGCATCCCTCCCGGTGCCTGATCCGGCGGAGCAGCGCGAGCGTCGCGAAGTGCTGAAGTCGCTCGACTGA
- a CDS encoding amino acid ABC transporter permease — protein MSVLYDVPGPRARRLSLVLSIVAGAIILAGLVAMVIFLASPRVNAGGVAQPGILDPSRWDILLDLAYWRRIGVGLMATLQMAGVAAVLAIAIGVLLSLARTARAAAIRVPASILVEFFRGMPVLLMMLFILLVFSSGAFWAGVAALALYNGAVIGEALRSGIASLPRGQRESGLALGLTALHVRFSIEFPQAFRQMLPIILAQLVVLLKDTSLAFIIGYQELLNIGLRQTTTTFGSQYQFTFFFVVWAIYLAVNLLLSTIARFVAKRTAAGGVAARRARRTARVIAQLGGAGIDGARAGTADNGKVTHHD, from the coding sequence ATGAGCGTCCTCTATGACGTCCCCGGGCCGAGGGCCCGCAGACTCTCTCTCGTCCTCTCGATCGTCGCGGGCGCGATCATCCTCGCCGGCCTCGTGGCCATGGTGATCTTCCTCGCGTCGCCTCGGGTCAACGCCGGCGGAGTGGCACAGCCCGGCATCCTCGATCCCAGCCGGTGGGACATCCTGCTCGACCTCGCCTACTGGAGACGCATCGGCGTAGGGCTCATGGCAACGCTGCAGATGGCCGGAGTCGCGGCAGTGCTTGCGATCGCCATCGGGGTCCTGCTCTCACTCGCTCGCACCGCTCGCGCGGCAGCGATCCGCGTCCCCGCCAGCATCCTCGTGGAGTTCTTCCGCGGAATGCCGGTGCTCCTCATGATGCTCTTCATCCTGCTCGTCTTCTCCTCCGGGGCATTCTGGGCGGGCGTTGCAGCCCTCGCGCTCTACAACGGCGCCGTCATCGGTGAGGCGCTGCGGTCGGGGATCGCCTCCCTTCCCAGGGGGCAGCGAGAGTCCGGGCTCGCCCTGGGGCTCACGGCGTTGCATGTGCGATTCTCGATCGAGTTCCCGCAGGCGTTCCGCCAGATGCTGCCGATCATCCTCGCCCAGCTCGTTGTGCTCCTCAAGGACACCTCGCTGGCGTTCATCATCGGATACCAGGAGCTCCTGAACATCGGTCTCCGCCAGACGACCACGACCTTCGGCAGCCAGTACCAGTTCACCTTCTTCTTCGTCGTCTGGGCCATCTACCTCGCGGTGAACCTCCTCCTGTCGACGATTGCCCGCTTCGTCGCGAAACGCACGGCCGCGGGCGGCGTCGCCGCGCGGCGCGCGCGCCGGACGGCACGGGTGATCGCCCAACTCGGGGGAGCGGGCATCGATGGTGCGCGCGCAGGGACAGCGGACAACGGCAAGGTCACGCACCACGACTAA
- the pheT gene encoding phenylalanine--tRNA ligase subunit beta — protein MRVPISWLREFVDVPVEATPEDVHAALVRVGLEEEDIHSFDVTGPVVVGQVLSFEPEPQSNGKTINWCQVDVGALRDGADGASSGTRDIRGIVCGAHNFVVGDKVVVSLPGAVLPGPFPISARKTYGHVSDGMIASARELGLGDEHDGILRLSTLGLDPEVGTDAIKLLGLDDVAVEVNVTPDRGYAFSIRGIAREYSNSTGAPLRDPLLDPELAAAAESRRAATGYPVTFADDAPLRGRDGCIVFTAAVVRGVDATRPTPSWMVSRLLLAGIRSISLIVDISNYVMLELGQPSHTYDLAKVSGGLVIRRARAGETLVTLDGKSRTLDPEDLVVADESVPVGLAGVMGGLDTEITDVSTDVLVEAAIWDPVTISRSVRRHKLPSEAAKRYERGVDPAASSAAVARVLSLIVELAGGTIDAAGFYRDDSVAPTPIALPEPFVGSIMGVDYSADEITDSLTAIGATVEATDDGWSVTPPTWRPDLTDRWTLAEEVARIVGYDRIPAVLPVAPPGRGLSREQKLRRLATTALAAGGLTEVLSYPFVSKQQNDLFGSVAPGDSPAVRLANPLDPDAGYLRTTLLPGLIGVARRNLSRGLTDLAVYEVGTVFQPEISASYGSGDLPVGDSLPSETDLESLRASIPPQPWHVGALFLGDAVRKQPGQPAVASGLADALGVVRQLSTVLSVTIDVVSGSHQALHPGRTAELRIGDRVVGFAGELLPALAADLDLPRVVAVVEVDLDTVIELAARDISARPIVGFPAATQDLSLVVSESVPAGDLEAIIIEGAGELLEHVSLVDDYRGSGIQEGSKSLTFALRFRATDRTLTAAEATEAKNRAVALAADRFGALARE, from the coding sequence ATGCGCGTCCCGATCAGTTGGCTGCGTGAGTTCGTCGACGTCCCCGTCGAGGCGACCCCGGAGGATGTCCATGCCGCTCTTGTGCGCGTGGGCCTCGAGGAGGAGGACATCCACTCGTTCGACGTGACCGGCCCGGTCGTCGTCGGGCAGGTGCTCTCGTTCGAGCCGGAGCCGCAGTCCAATGGCAAAACGATCAACTGGTGCCAGGTGGATGTCGGAGCCCTTCGAGACGGCGCCGACGGCGCCTCCTCAGGGACCAGGGATATCAGGGGAATCGTCTGCGGCGCCCACAACTTCGTTGTCGGCGACAAGGTCGTCGTGTCGTTGCCGGGTGCGGTGCTGCCCGGTCCCTTCCCGATCTCGGCGCGCAAGACCTACGGTCACGTGTCCGACGGCATGATCGCCTCGGCGCGCGAACTCGGTCTCGGCGATGAGCACGACGGCATCCTCCGACTGTCGACCCTGGGACTCGACCCGGAGGTGGGCACGGACGCGATCAAGCTCCTCGGCCTGGACGACGTTGCCGTCGAGGTCAACGTCACGCCGGACCGCGGCTACGCCTTCTCGATCCGGGGTATCGCCCGCGAGTACTCGAACTCCACGGGCGCGCCACTGCGCGATCCGCTGCTCGACCCGGAGCTTGCGGCAGCGGCGGAGAGTCGTCGTGCTGCCACCGGATACCCGGTGACCTTTGCCGACGACGCGCCTCTCCGCGGTCGCGACGGATGCATCGTCTTCACCGCGGCCGTCGTGCGCGGTGTCGACGCCACCCGCCCCACCCCCTCGTGGATGGTGTCGCGACTTCTGCTCGCGGGCATCCGCTCTATCTCCCTCATCGTCGACATCTCCAATTACGTGATGCTCGAGCTCGGGCAGCCCTCGCACACCTACGACCTCGCGAAGGTGTCCGGCGGCCTCGTCATTCGCCGCGCGAGGGCGGGGGAGACCCTCGTGACGCTCGACGGCAAGTCGCGCACTCTCGATCCCGAGGATCTGGTGGTTGCTGACGAGTCGGTACCCGTGGGCCTCGCGGGCGTCATGGGCGGCCTCGATACGGAGATCACCGATGTGTCGACTGATGTCCTCGTCGAGGCGGCGATCTGGGATCCGGTGACGATCTCCCGCAGCGTCCGCCGTCACAAGCTCCCAAGCGAGGCGGCGAAGCGCTACGAGCGCGGCGTCGACCCCGCGGCATCCTCTGCGGCCGTTGCTCGCGTGCTCTCCCTCATCGTCGAGCTCGCGGGCGGCACGATCGATGCCGCTGGGTTCTACCGCGACGACTCGGTCGCCCCAACGCCCATCGCGCTGCCGGAGCCCTTTGTCGGTTCGATCATGGGGGTCGACTACTCGGCCGACGAGATCACCGATTCGCTCACGGCCATCGGCGCGACTGTCGAGGCGACCGACGACGGCTGGTCAGTCACTCCTCCCACCTGGCGCCCCGACCTCACCGACCGGTGGACGCTCGCCGAGGAGGTCGCCCGCATCGTCGGCTATGACCGCATCCCCGCCGTCCTCCCCGTCGCGCCTCCCGGTCGCGGGCTCAGTCGCGAGCAGAAGCTGCGTCGCCTCGCCACCACCGCCCTGGCGGCGGGCGGCCTCACCGAGGTGCTCAGCTATCCGTTCGTCTCGAAGCAGCAGAACGACCTCTTCGGTTCCGTCGCCCCGGGGGATTCCCCGGCCGTGCGCCTCGCGAATCCTCTTGATCCGGATGCCGGCTACCTCCGCACGACTCTTCTGCCCGGGCTCATCGGGGTCGCGCGTCGCAACCTGTCCCGTGGACTCACCGACCTCGCGGTCTACGAGGTCGGTACCGTCTTCCAGCCGGAGATCTCCGCGAGCTACGGAAGCGGAGACCTCCCGGTCGGTGACTCCCTCCCGTCGGAGACGGACCTGGAGTCGCTGCGCGCGAGCATCCCTCCGCAGCCCTGGCACGTGGGTGCGCTGTTCCTCGGTGACGCGGTGCGCAAGCAGCCGGGCCAGCCGGCCGTCGCGAGCGGTCTCGCGGACGCGCTCGGTGTCGTTCGGCAGCTGTCGACGGTCCTGTCCGTGACGATCGACGTCGTGTCGGGCTCCCATCAGGCTCTCCACCCCGGTCGCACGGCGGAACTGCGCATCGGTGACCGCGTGGTCGGTTTCGCGGGGGAGCTCCTCCCGGCACTCGCTGCGGATCTCGACCTTCCCCGCGTCGTCGCGGTTGTCGAGGTCGACCTGGACACCGTCATCGAGCTCGCCGCTCGCGACATCTCGGCCCGTCCGATCGTCGGGTTCCCCGCAGCCACCCAGGACCTCTCCCTGGTCGTGAGTGAATCGGTCCCTGCCGGCGATCTCGAGGCGATCATCATCGAGGGTGCAGGCGAGCTCCTCGAGCACGTCTCGCTCGTCGACGACTATCGCGGTTCCGGTATCCAGGAGGGCAGCAAGTCGCTGACCTTCGCGCTGCGGTTCCGCGCAACCGATCGCACGCTCACCGCCGCCGAGGCAACCGAAGCCAAGAACCGGGCAGTCGCCCTCGCGGCGGATCGGTTCGGCGCGCTGGCCCGCGAATAG
- a CDS encoding amino acid ABC transporter ATP-binding protein yields the protein MEPLVVLDHVNKNFGELHVLKDLTTTVHRGEVVVIIGPSGSGKSTLCRAINRLETIDSGTITIDGKALPAEGSELARLRADVGMVFQSFNLFAHKTVLQNVTLGQTVVRRRSQREAIERAMTLLERVGVADQATKMPSQLSGGQQQRVAIARALAMDPKVMLFDEPTSALDPEMITEVLDVMVGLAEEGMTMVVVTHEMGFARRAADRVLFMADGEIVEEATPEVFFTNPTSARAKDFLSKVLAH from the coding sequence ATGGAACCCCTCGTAGTTCTCGACCACGTGAACAAGAACTTCGGCGAGCTCCACGTTCTCAAGGACCTCACGACGACGGTTCACCGCGGCGAGGTCGTGGTCATCATCGGGCCGAGCGGCTCAGGAAAGTCCACCCTCTGCCGCGCGATCAACCGTCTCGAAACGATCGACAGCGGCACCATCACGATCGACGGCAAAGCCCTGCCTGCGGAGGGATCGGAGCTCGCCCGGCTCCGCGCCGACGTTGGCATGGTGTTCCAGTCCTTCAACTTGTTCGCGCACAAGACGGTGCTGCAGAACGTGACCCTCGGCCAGACGGTGGTTCGCCGCCGCTCCCAGCGCGAGGCCATAGAGCGGGCGATGACGCTCCTCGAGCGGGTGGGTGTCGCCGACCAGGCCACGAAGATGCCCTCCCAACTCTCGGGCGGGCAGCAGCAGCGGGTCGCCATCGCTCGAGCTCTCGCGATGGATCCCAAGGTCATGCTGTTCGACGAGCCGACATCGGCCCTCGACCCCGAGATGATCACTGAGGTCCTCGACGTCATGGTCGGCCTTGCCGAGGAGGGCATGACGATGGTCGTCGTCACACACGAGATGGGCTTCGCACGCAGGGCCGCGGATCGCGTGCTCTTCATGGCCGACGGCGAGATCGTCGAGGAGGCGACACCGGAGGTCTTCTTCACAAATCCCACGAGCGCGAGAGCGAAGGACTTCCTCTCCAAGGTACTTGCCCACTGA
- a CDS encoding glutamate ABC transporter substrate-binding protein, with protein MISAFAAVGVLGLAGCVDSGAPTADESVAPQEAVEFEAGTTMARLNEAGAITIGTKFDQPLFGQVDASGSPQGFDVEIAKIIASKLGIPESGITWTETASANREPFIQSGEVDMVVATYTINDARKEVISFAGPYYSAGQDILVLAGNPDGITGPEDLEGKPVCTVAGSTSEANIAEYTDQVTSLAGYADCLPLVSSGQVAALTTDNVILAGLADGSDGEFEVVGNPFTEEPYGIGVTKDDTDFRMFINDVLEEAFADGTWADAWESTAGTVLPLPEPPTVDRY; from the coding sequence ATGATTTCTGCATTCGCCGCGGTCGGAGTTCTCGGCCTCGCGGGATGCGTCGACTCAGGGGCACCCACGGCTGACGAATCGGTCGCGCCACAGGAAGCGGTCGAGTTCGAGGCAGGCACCACGATGGCGCGCCTCAACGAGGCTGGCGCCATCACGATCGGCACCAAGTTCGACCAGCCCCTGTTCGGCCAGGTCGACGCGAGTGGAAGCCCGCAGGGCTTCGACGTCGAGATCGCGAAGATCATCGCATCCAAGCTCGGCATTCCCGAGAGCGGCATCACCTGGACGGAGACGGCCTCCGCGAATCGCGAGCCGTTCATCCAGTCGGGCGAGGTGGACATGGTCGTTGCGACGTACACGATCAACGATGCCCGTAAGGAGGTCATCTCCTTCGCAGGGCCGTACTACAGCGCAGGGCAGGACATCCTCGTTCTCGCTGGCAACCCCGACGGCATCACCGGCCCGGAAGACCTCGAGGGCAAGCCCGTGTGCACAGTCGCGGGTTCCACCTCCGAGGCGAACATCGCGGAGTACACCGATCAGGTCACGTCCCTTGCGGGATATGCAGACTGCCTGCCTCTCGTCAGTTCGGGCCAGGTGGCCGCTCTCACGACCGACAACGTGATCCTTGCAGGTCTCGCCGACGGCAGCGACGGTGAGTTCGAGGTCGTCGGCAACCCCTTCACTGAGGAGCCGTACGGGATCGGCGTCACGAAGGATGACACGGACTTCCGCATGTTCATCAACGACGTACTCGAGGAGGCCTTCGCGGATGGCACGTGGGCGGACGCGTGGGAGTCGACCGCCGGAACGGTGCTCCCGCTGCCCGAGCCCCCGACGGTCGACCGCTACTAG
- a CDS encoding amino acid ABC transporter permease, which produces MDVIIENLPRFAEGFLMTLRLLLISGAGALVIGTVVAAMRISPIPALRGFAIVYTEVLRNTPLTLVLFFCALVLPSLGVRLDFTAAALVGLTLYTSPFVAEALRSGINGIPVGQAEAARAIGMGFGQTVGLIILPQAVRMVIPPLINVLIALTKNTSVAAGFSVLELVAVSRQVIQVNGNATIAVLVAVAVFYLVITVPLGQVAAHLERRVMVNR; this is translated from the coding sequence TTGGACGTCATCATCGAGAATCTGCCTCGGTTCGCCGAGGGGTTCCTGATGACCCTGCGCCTTCTCCTGATCTCCGGAGCGGGCGCGCTCGTGATCGGTACTGTCGTCGCCGCGATGAGGATCTCGCCCATCCCCGCGCTGCGCGGGTTTGCAATCGTCTACACGGAGGTGCTGCGCAACACCCCGCTGACGCTCGTGCTCTTCTTCTGCGCACTTGTGCTTCCGAGCCTCGGCGTCCGCCTCGACTTCACCGCCGCCGCGCTCGTCGGGCTCACGCTCTACACGTCCCCGTTCGTCGCCGAGGCGCTCCGGTCGGGTATCAACGGCATACCGGTGGGCCAGGCGGAGGCCGCGCGCGCGATCGGCATGGGCTTCGGCCAGACCGTTGGCCTGATCATCCTTCCGCAGGCGGTGCGGATGGTCATCCCTCCGCTCATCAACGTCCTCATCGCGCTCACCAAGAACACCTCCGTCGCCGCCGGATTCTCGGTGCTCGAACTGGTCGCCGTCTCGCGCCAGGTGATCCAGGTCAACGGCAACGCAACGATCGCGGTCCTCGTCGCCGTCGCCGTGTTCTACCTCGTGATCACTGTTCCTCTGGGGCAGGTCGCCGCGCATCTCGAACGACGGGTGATGGTGAACCGATGA